The following are from one region of the Catenulispora sp. EB89 genome:
- a CDS encoding zinc-binding dehydrogenase, which yields MRGFITDPTGRAGLRLSVDVPEPTQKPNEALVQVRAFAVNNDEATLISRRPDGWRPGQDVAGVVVRAAADGSGPAPGVRVACYLDQEGWAERVAVPTHCVAELDDAVSFEQAAALPVAGLTALRALRVGGAVLGRQVLVTGATGGVGQFAVQLAVAAGATVTALVSGPERIEDARALGAHRVVTSLDDASLGPFHLVLEGVGGDVLAAAVRHVVPGGHVAWFGNPGRRTTEISLADFYAQGWNAHIVGFISPHPEQTKGEDLAILADLVADGRLRPRIGLVLDWERTPEVFEQMAARAFRGKAVLTLDSKPTSVG from the coding sequence ATGAGGGGATTCATCACCGATCCGACCGGCCGTGCCGGGCTGCGCCTGAGTGTTGACGTACCCGAACCGACGCAGAAGCCGAACGAGGCTTTGGTGCAGGTGCGCGCGTTCGCCGTGAACAACGACGAGGCCACCTTGATCTCCCGCCGGCCGGACGGCTGGCGCCCCGGCCAGGACGTCGCCGGGGTCGTGGTCCGGGCGGCCGCCGACGGCAGCGGCCCGGCGCCGGGCGTCCGGGTGGCCTGCTACCTGGACCAGGAGGGCTGGGCCGAGCGGGTCGCGGTACCGACCCACTGCGTCGCCGAACTCGACGACGCGGTGTCCTTCGAGCAGGCCGCCGCGCTGCCCGTCGCCGGGCTCACCGCGCTGCGGGCGCTGCGGGTCGGCGGCGCGGTCCTGGGCCGTCAGGTGCTGGTCACCGGGGCCACCGGCGGGGTCGGGCAGTTCGCGGTGCAGCTCGCGGTGGCCGCCGGCGCGACGGTGACCGCGCTGGTCAGCGGCCCGGAACGGATCGAGGACGCGCGGGCGCTCGGCGCGCACCGGGTCGTGACGTCGCTGGACGACGCCTCGCTCGGGCCGTTCCATCTGGTGCTGGAGGGTGTCGGCGGCGACGTGCTGGCCGCGGCGGTGCGGCACGTGGTCCCCGGCGGGCACGTGGCCTGGTTCGGCAACCCGGGGCGGCGCACCACCGAGATCAGCCTCGCCGACTTCTACGCGCAGGGCTGGAACGCGCACATCGTCGGCTTCATCAGCCCGCACCCCGAACAGACCAAGGGCGAGGACCTGGCGATCCTGGCGGACCTGGTCGCCGACGGCCGCCTGAGGCCGCGGATCGGCCTGGTGCTGGACTGGGAGCGGACCCCCGAAGTGTTCGAGCAGATGGCTGCCCGGGCGTTCCGCGGCAAGGCAGTGCTGACCCTAGACAGCAAACCCACCAGCGTTGGGTAG
- a CDS encoding N-acetyltransferase family protein, whose protein sequence is MIEVRLAVPADGDALGRIHSASWAVAYAPFFDPEFAARGVEDRLGRWHDRIADEDGTLLIASVDGRPLALSYCVPSPTRPGFAEIFSFYSHPDGWGTGVAAELMTHTLRHLQERGFTHVHLWTLRDTPQSRRFYSKSGFAETGAVTTHDFGDGNPLEQVEYQRACS, encoded by the coding sequence ATGATCGAGGTCCGGTTGGCCGTCCCGGCGGACGGGGACGCGCTCGGGCGGATTCACTCCGCTTCCTGGGCGGTCGCCTACGCTCCCTTTTTCGATCCCGAGTTCGCCGCACGGGGCGTGGAAGACCGGCTGGGGCGTTGGCACGACCGGATCGCCGACGAGGACGGCACCTTGCTCATCGCCTCCGTCGACGGCCGACCGCTCGCCCTGTCCTACTGCGTACCGTCGCCGACCCGGCCGGGATTCGCGGAGATCTTCAGCTTCTACAGCCACCCGGACGGCTGGGGCACCGGAGTGGCCGCCGAACTGATGACCCACACTTTGCGCCACCTGCAAGAACGCGGATTCACCCACGTCCATCTGTGGACGCTGCGGGACACCCCGCAGTCCCGCCGGTTCTACAGCAAGTCCGGGTTCGCCGAGACCGGCGCCGTGACCACGCACGACTTCGGCGACGGGAACCCCCTGGAGCAGGTCGAATATCAGCGGGCCTGCTCCTGA